In Arachis hypogaea cultivar Tifrunner chromosome 17, arahy.Tifrunner.gnm2.J5K5, whole genome shotgun sequence, a single window of DNA contains:
- the LOC140180630 gene encoding uncharacterized protein, translating into MVGLMKKYSIMHKVATAYHPQINGQAEVSNREIKCILEKIVKPNRKDWSAKLTNALWAYRTAYKMPIGMSLFRLVYGKACHLPVEIEHKVYWAIKECNPSLGGAGIERKLQLAELECLRLEAYENSRLYKEKMKVVNDRNIRGKEFKAGDLVLLYNSRLRLLPGKLRSKWEAHIK; encoded by the coding sequence ATGGTAGGACTCATGAAGAAGTATAGCATCATGCATAAAGTAGCCACGGCCTACCACCCACAAATAAACGGCCAAGCCGAGGTTTCCAATCGGGAGATTAAATGCATCTTGGAAAAGATTGTGAAAcccaataggaaagattggagtgcCAAGCTCACCAatgcattatgggcctaccgAACGGCATACAAAATGCCAATTGGCATGAGTCTCTTTCGGTTGGTGTATGGCAAAGCTTGTCATTTGCCGGTGGAAATAGAGCACAAGGTGTATTGGGCCATCAAAGAGTGTAACCCGAGTTTGGGTGGAGCCGGAATTGAGAGGAAACTACAATTAGCGGAGTTGGAATGTTTGAGacttgaagcttatgagaactctagactttacaaggaaaAAATGAAAGTCGTGAATGATAGGAACATAAGAGGCAAAGAATTTAAAGCCGGTGATCTAGTCCTTCTTTACAATTCTAGATTGAGATTGTTGCCTGGTAAACTAAGGTCAAAATGGGAAGCCCATATCAAGTAG